Genomic DNA from Melioribacteraceae bacterium 4301-Me:
ATATTTTATTAAGTCATTGAAAAATGGCTTATTTTTATGAATCTCGTAAAAACCCTTAGCAGAAGCTTCTGTTAGTTTAACCATTTTTAGACCTTTAATTTCAAATCCCGCTTCAGTTATTTTAAGGATAACTTCACCAATTAAATTTTTCCTTATGCAATCTGGCTTAAGAATGGCTAATGTTTTGTTGCTCAAATTTCCTCCTGCATTCTATTTATTTTTAGTGAACCTTTTAGTTTTTGTCTGCTTACTTTTTGTTTTTGCAGCCGGCTTTTTAGTTTTAGATTTAGAATTAATTTTATCAAGTGCTTTTTTCATTGTAATTCCAATTTCAGCAGGACTTTCGACCACGTATATGCCAGCTTTTTTCATTGCTTGCATTTTCTCTGCAGCAGTGCCTTTACCACCTGAAATTATTGCTCCAGCGTGTCCCATTCTTCTGCCTGGAGGTGCAGTTCTGCCAGCAATAAAACCAACTACTGGTTTTTTAACATTTTTTTTGATAAACATTGCAGCTTCTTCTTCGGTAGTGCCACCTATTTCTCCAATCATTACAATTCCTTCTGTCTCAGGATCATCATTAAATAATTTGATAATATCTACAAATCTTGAACCGATTACCGGGTCGCCTCCTATACCTACGCAAGTAGATTGACCAATATTTAAATCTGAAAGTTGTTTGACAGCCTCATAAGTTAAAGTACCACTTCTTGAAACTACGCCAACTTTCCCTTTTTTGTGTATAAAACCAGGCATTATACCAATCTTACCTTTACCAGGCGAGATTATACCAGGACAATTTGGGCCTATTAGTGTAATCCCTTTTTGCTTAATATTGTGATATACCTTAACCATATCTTTGGCTGGTATACCTTCAGTAATACAGACAATTAATTTAATTCCAGCATTTGCCGACTCTAAAATTGCATCTGCAGCGAATTGAGGGGGCACGAAAATAGCAGAAGCGTCAGCTTTAGTGGCTTTAACTGCTTCAAGAACAGTGTTAAAGACAGGCACACCTAAGAATTTTGTTCCACCTTTGCCTGGTGTTACACCAGCAACTACTTTAGTACCGTATTCAATCATTTGTTG
This window encodes:
- the sucD gene encoding succinate--CoA ligase subunit alpha, with translation MSILLDKKTRVLVQGITGSEGSFHTQQMIEYGTKVVAGVTPGKGGTKFLGVPVFNTVLEAVKATKADASAIFVPPQFAADAILESANAGIKLIVCITEGIPAKDMVKVYHNIKQKGITLIGPNCPGIISPGKGKIGIMPGFIHKKGKVGVVSRSGTLTYEAVKQLSDLNIGQSTCVGIGGDPVIGSRFVDIIKLFNDDPETEGIVMIGEIGGTTEEEAAMFIKKNVKKPVVGFIAGRTAPPGRRMGHAGAIISGGKGTAAEKMQAMKKAGIYVVESPAEIGITMKKALDKINSKSKTKKPAAKTKSKQTKTKRFTKNK